The proteins below are encoded in one region of Manis javanica isolate MJ-LG chromosome 8, MJ_LKY, whole genome shotgun sequence:
- the CHST14 gene encoding carbohydrate sulfotransferase 14: protein MFPRPLTPLASLSGAEPLGRALRRAPPGRARAGLGGPPLLLPSMLMFAVIVASSGLLLMIERGILAEMKPLPLHPANREGAAWRGKVPRPGGLSLDAGDSDLQVRQDVRNRTLRAVCGQPGMPRDPWDLPVGQRRTLLRHILVSDRYRFLYCYVPKVACSNWKRVLKVLAGILDSVDVRLKMDHRNDLVFLADLRPEEIRYRLQHYFKFLFVRDPLERLLSAYRNKFGEIREYQQRYGAEIVRRYRAGAGPSPAGDDVTFPEFLRYLVDEDPERMNEHWMPVYHLCQPCAVHYDFVGSYERLEADANQVLEWVQAPAHVRFPPRQAWYRPASPESLHYHLCSAPRALLQDLLPKYILDFSLFAYPLPNVTRDACHQ, encoded by the coding sequence ATGTTCCCTCGCCCGCTGACCCCGCTGGCGTCCCTCAGTGGAGCGGAGCCCCTGGGCCGGGCGCTGCGGCGGGCCCCACCCGGCAGGGCCCGGGCCGGGCTCGGGGGGCCCCCTCTGTTACTGCCGTCCATGCTGATGTTCGCTGTTATCGTGGCCTCCAGCGGGCTGCTGCTCATGATCGAGCGGGGCATTCTGGCAGAGATGAAGCCCCTTCCCTTGCACCCCGCCAACCGCGAGGGCGCGGCCTGGCGCGGGAAGGTCCCCAGGCCTGGGGGGCTGTCCCTGGATGCCGGGGACTCGGACCTGCAGGTGAGGCAGGACGTCCGGAACCGGACTTTGCGGGCAGTATGTGGACAACCAGGCATGCCCCGGGACCCCTGGGACTTGCCGGTGGGACAGCGGCGCACCCTGCTGCGCCACATCCTTGTGAGTGACCGCTACCGCTTTCTCTACTGCTACGTACCCAAGGTGGCCTGCTCTAACTGGAAGCGGGTGTTGAAAGTGCTGGCGGGTATCCTGGACAGCGTGGACGTCCGCCTCAAGATGGACCACCGCAATGACCTGGTGTTCCTGGCAGACCTGCGGCCTGAGGAGATTCGCTACCGCCTGCAGCACTACTTCAAGTTCCTGTTTGTGCGGGACCCGTTGGAACGCCTTCTCTCCGCTTACCGTAACAAGTTTGGCGAGATCCGAGAGTACCAACAGCGCTATGGGGCTGAGATCGTGAGGCGGTACAGGGCTGGAGCCGGTCCCAGCCCTGCAGGCGATGATGTCACCTTCCCCGAGTTCCTGAGATACCTGGTGGACGAGGACCCTGAGCGCATGAATGAGCATTGGATGCCCGTGTACCACCTGTGCCAGCCTTGTGCCGTGCACTACGACTTTGTAGGCTCCTATGAGAGACTGGAGGCTGACGCCAACCAGGTGCTGGAGTGGGTGCAAGCACCAGCTCATGTCCGCTTCCCACCTCGCCAGGCCTGGTACCGGCCGGCCAGCCCTGAAAGCCTGCACTATCACCTGTGCAGTGCTCCCCGGGCCCTGCTGCAGGACCTGCTGCCTAAGTATATCCTGGACTTCTCTCTCTTTGCCTACCCACTGCCTAATGTCACCAGGGATGCCTGTCACCAGTGA